In Papaver somniferum cultivar HN1 chromosome 1, ASM357369v1, whole genome shotgun sequence, a genomic segment contains:
- the LOC113286680 gene encoding DUF21 domain-containing protein At2g14520-like produces MAVEYTCCEAGFFLHVLIISVLVLFAGMMSGLTLGLMSMSLVDLEVLAKSGTPIDRKHAAKILPVVKRQHLLLCTLLICNAAAMEALPIFLDSLITAWGAILISVTLILLFGEIIPQSICSRHGLAIGAAVAPVVRVLVWICFPVAYPISKLLDFLLGDRHVALFRRAELKTLVGFHGNEAGKGGELTHDETTIIAGALELTEKTASDAMTPISEAFVIDINAKLDRNLMKLILDKGHSRLPVYYEQPTNIIGLVLVKNLLTIHPADEVPVKNVTIRKIPRVPENMPLYDILNEFQKGHSHMAVVIRHHNKSTTPESKILADAYKDSVRVDIDGEQTQQEKTLKKQVSLQRWKSFPYNGKDKGNSNKGTLRTMRSKKFARDIDADVLQIDDNPLPKLSEEEEAVGIITMEDLIEELLQEEIFDETDHHDENS; encoded by the exons ATGGCGGTAGAGTATACTTGTTGTGAGGCAGGGTTTTTCCTCCACGTACTTATAATATCAGTTTTAGTTTTGTTTGCTGGAATGATGTCTGGACTTACTCTTGGTTTAATGTCGATGAGTTTGGTTGATCTTGAAGTTCTTGCGAAATCCGGTACACCAATTGATCGGAAACATGCCG CGAAGATATTACCAGTGGTCAAAAGACAGCATTTGCTGTTATGCACCCTACTGATTTGCAATGCTGCTGCCATGGAG GCGCTGCCCATTTTCCTTGATAGTCTCATTACAGCTTGGGGAGCTATACTGATTTCAGTTACCTTGATACTTTTGTTTGGAGAG ATTATACCCCAATCTATCTGTTCTCGACATGGTTTGGCAATTGGAGCTGCTGTGGCTCCAGTTGTCCGAGTACTAGTTTGGATCTGCTTTCCGGTGGCATATCCAATTAGCAAG CTGTTGGACTTTCTACTGGGGGATCGGCATGTCGCTCTTTTCCGTAGAGCTGAGTTAAAAACACTAGTGGGCTTCCATGGTAATGAG GCGGGAAAGGGTGGGGAGCTGACCCACGACGAAACAACAATCATTGCAGGAGCACTAGAGCTCACAGAGAAAACAGCCAGTGACGCCATGACTCCTATTTCCGAAGCATTTGTTATTGATATTAATGCGAAGCTTGATAG gaatctgatgaagcTAATACTGGACAAAGGTCACAGCAGACTACCTGTCTATTATGAACAGCCTACAAACATAATCGGACTTGTTCTG GTAAAGAATTTACTAACCATCCATCCTGCGGATGAGGTACCTGTTAAGAATGTCACAATTCGCAAGATTCCAAG GGTACCGGAGAATATGCCCTTGTATGATATCTTAAATGAGTTTCAGAAAGGGCATAGCCACATGGCTGTCGTCATAAGGCACCACAACAAATCGACGACACCAGAAAGCAAGATTCTGGCTGATG CTTATAAAGACTCAGTGAGGGTGGACATTGATGGGGAGCAGACGCAACAGGAGAAGACTTTGAAGAAACAGGTATCGTTGCAAAGGTGGAAAAGCTTTCCCTATAATGGCAAAGACAAAGGCAATTCAAATAAGGGAACACTGAGGACTATGAGGAGCAAGAAGTTCGCGAGAGATATCGATGCTGATGTATTGCAGATTGATGACAACCCACTTCCCAAACTTAGTGAGGAAGAGGAGGCTGTTGGCATTATAACCATGGAGGATCTCATTGAAGAGCTACTTCAG GAGGAGATATTCGACGAGACAGATCATCATGACGAGAATTCGTAA
- the LOC113286673 gene encoding solanesyl-diphosphate synthase 1, mitochondrial-like yields the protein MAEGREFDFSPLMQLIAAKNVKKQIPAEPHWVFCYSNLQKDSPMIDFAVHLCLSPELRDTFCVSHLVLRALDTVEDDMNIASDIKVAILENFHHHIYDSNLNLSCGTKKHHKDLMDQYHHVSTALSELQEGCQELIVETAKRMGAGMAKFILKEVETVDDYTEYCHIVNGIVWVEMSKYFHASNLKEVAPPDCLADSLGLMTQKQHIIQDFMEDMNKIPKAPMHWPRQIWSKYVDKLGDLASEENSEKAVFCLNDMVTDALSHAQSCLEYLSALQDPAILRFCAIPQIISIGTLALCYNNIEVFRGGVKIRHVIRLCAKVIDELKSMSDVYGACYDILSTLKTKIDNNDPNATKTLSLVEAIQNVCENSGLLNQRGAYSEMGLEGKRDQTQQGRRFLVEGQVDPFSLVADELCLIGNRLRDMVVAHEVPRLSLAAEYFFEMGVEGKRFRPTILLLMASALNVSLPGSIPDAATNAFSGLRTRQQRLAEITEMIHVASLLHDDVLDDANTRRGVPSLNSCMGNKLSVLAGDFLLSRAVVTLASLQNNEVVTLLSTVLEHLVTGEIMQMSGTSEQRCSMDQYMKKTFYKTASLIANSCKAIAFLADQETEVAMLAYDYGRNLGLAFQLIDDILDFTGTSASLGKGSLSDIRHGIITAPILFAIEEFPQLQEVINRGFDNPANVDLALDYLGRSCGIQRATELATEHANLAASAIDALPQSEDDNVRISRRALVELTRIVITRTK from the coding sequence ATGGCAGAAGGGAGAGAGTTCGATTTTTCTCCACTTATGCAACTCATTGCTGCGAAAAATGTCAAGAAACAAATCCCAGCTGAACCACATTGGGTCTTTTGTTATTCCAATCTTCAGAAAGATTCTCCCATGATCGACTTTGCAGTTCACCTATGCTTGAGCCCCGAGCTTCGTGACACTTTCTGTGTTTCTCATCTAGTTCTCAGGGCGCTTGATACAGTTGAGGATGACATGAACATAGCTTCTGATATTAAGGTGGCTATTCTTGAAAATTTTCATCATCACATATATGATAGTAATCTTAACCTGTCATGTGGTACAAAGAAGCACCACAAAGATCTGATGGACCAATATCATCACGTTTCAACCGCATTGTCGGAGCTTCAAGAAGGCTGTCAGGAGTTAATTGTAGAAACAGCAAAAAGAATGGGAGCTGGAATGGCGAAATTTATACTTAAAGAAGTAGAAACAGTTGATGATTACACCGAGTACTGTCACATTGTAAATGGCATTGTTTGGGTAGAAATGtcaaaatattttcatgcatCCAATTTGAAGGAAGTGGCGCCCCCAGATTGTCTCGCCGATTCCTTGGGTTTAATGACTCAGAAGCAACATATTATTCAAGACTTTATGGAGGATATGAATAAGATACCGAAAGCACCCATGCACTGGCCTCGGCAAATTTGGAGTAAATATGTAGATAAACTTGGGGACTTGGCATCTGAAGAAAACTCGGAAAAAGCTGTATTTTGCTTGAATGATATGGTTACTGATGCCTTATCGCATGCCCAGAGTTGTTTAGAGTACCTGTCTGCATTGCAGGATCCTGCCATTCTCCGATTCTGTGCTATTCCTCAGATCATTTCCATCGGAACGTTGGCTTTGTGTTACAACAACATTGAAGTTTTCAGAGGAGGCGTGAAAATAAGGCATGTCATCCGTCTTTGTGCAAAGGTTATCGACGAACTGAAATCTATGTCTGATGTTTATGGTGCTTGCTATGATATTTTGAGTACGCTAAAAACTAAGATCGATAATAATGATCCAAATGCAACAAAGACACTTAGCCTGGTAGAAGCAATACAAAATGTCTGCGAGAATTCTggtttattgaatcaaagaggtgCATACTCAGAAATGGGGTTAGAGGGAAAGAGAGATCAAACTCAGCAGGGTAGGAGATTTTTGGTTGAGGGACAAGTAGACCCATTTTCTCTAGTTGCTGATGAACTCTGTCTTATTGGTAATCGTTTAAGGGATATGGTGGTTGCTCATGAGGTCCCTCGGCTTTCCTTAGCTGCAGAATATTTCTTTGAGATGGGAGTAGAGGGAAAGAGGTTCCGTCCCACAATTCTGTTGTTGATGGCATCAGCACTGAATGTGTCACTACCTGGGTCCATTCCTGATGCTGCGACCAATGCTTTTAGTGGCCTACGTACAAGACAGCAGCGTCTTGCGGAGATCACCGAGATGATCCATGTTGCAAGTCTTCTTCACGATGATGTCCTAGACGATGCCAATACAAGGCGTGGTGTTCCTTCCCTTAATTCTTGTATGGGGAATAAGCTGTCTGTGCTAGCAGGAGATTTTTTGCTTTCCAGAGCTGTTGTGACATTAGCCTCTTTACAAAACAATGAGGTTGTTACCTTGCTCTCAACGGTTCTGGAACATCTTGTAACTGGTGAAATAATGCAAATGTCCGGTACATCAGAACAGCGCTGCAGCATGGATCAGTATATGAAGAAGACTTTCTACAAGACAGCATCACTGATTGCAAACAGCTGCAAAGCAATCGCTTTTCTGGCGGACCAGGAAACTGAAGTTGCAATGTTGGCTTATGATTACGGCCGAAACCTGGGGTTAGCATTTCAGTTGATTGATGACATTCTTGATTTCACAGGGACATCAGCTTCTCTTGGAAAGGGTTCCCTGTCTGACATCCGTCACGGGATTATAACTGCTCCGATATTATTTGCTATTGAAGAATTTCCACAACTACAAGAAGTCATCAATCGCGGCTTCGACAACCCTGCAAATGTTGATCTTGCCCTTGATTACCTTGGGAGAAGTTGTGGAATACAAAGAGCTACAGAGCTAGCAACAGAGCACGCCAACTTGGCAGCCTCGGCCATTGACGCTCTTCCTCAGAGTGAAGATGATAATGTCAGAATATCCAGGCGGGCACTTGTGGAACTTACTCGGATAGTCATCACAAGAACAAAGTAG
- the LOC113309449 gene encoding uncharacterized protein LOC113309449: MDAPITFEANDVEENMEDHNDPLILTLPIAGCNIKKILIDGGSSVNVLFYDTFKRMELNDEQLISSHHTIYRFNGVPTKPLGDIVLQINAGPMKIDTFFSVVDAPSPYNAIIGRRSMG, from the coding sequence ATGGATGCACCGATCACTTTCGAGGCAAATGATGTGGAGGAAAACATGGAGGATCACAATGATCCTTTGATCCTCACACTTCCCATAGCAGGGTGCAACATCAAGAAGATCCTCATTGACGGAGGAAGTTCAGTCAACGTATTGTTCTATGATACGTTCAAACGAATGGAGCTAAACGACGAACAGCTGATATCTTCGCACCACACCATTTATAGATTCAACGGGGTTCCTACGAAACCATTGGGGGACATTGTTCTACAAATAAATGCAGGACCGATGAAGATAGACACCTttttcagcgtggtagacgctcCTTCCCCCTACAATGCTATCATCGGACGAAGGTCAATGGGATAG